DNA sequence from the Xenopus tropicalis strain Nigerian chromosome 4, UCB_Xtro_10.0, whole genome shotgun sequence genome:
GAAGTAGTACAGCAAATATGTATTATAAATCAAAAGCTTGTTCTTAGACCTGTATAGTGCTAAAACACAATGCTGTTTGTTGTGCTTCTTCAATGACTGTTCTTGCATTCACCTTCTTGAAGCAGGAAATTACTAGTAAATTGATAAAATTCCAACAGCTGAGAATCCTTTAGGATTCCAAAGATCAGATTTTTATCTGATTTATGTCTTaagcaaatattattattttagaatgaaaaaaaatcacttttatggTCTTTACTAGGTGGGCAGAGGGGCGTAAGGCATTAACAAGGTAACGATGATTCTGTTAAATGCATGTTCTGTAATTACATGTCTCTTTTCTTATGTAATTTGTGTATAACTTCCCCACTTATTCAACAGATGGATTCTGCATTACAGACTACAATTATATTACTGAGCATCTGCTCCCTTCATGTTGCTGCCTATCCCAATGGGAAAGTAGAGGTCGCCTGCGGTACGATGGAGCCAAACCATGGAGCTTCACCCCAAACATCTGCAGCTCCTTATTCTCTGGTTGTGTCTAATACTACCTACGGGAATGGACAAAGCATAACAGGTATGGCAAGTCTGTGCAGTTCAGCACAGTATTTTAGAGGGACCTGGCACAGTTATTTTTTACTCCTGGAAACTGGAAGGTGTTCTCAGCTGTTTCTAACCAGTTTCTTTCTGCTCCTTTAATGGTAACAGTGCTGTCTAATAgtcatttagttaaaaaaaaggcACCATCAAACTTTTCCCTAAATGAAACATGTCTACTTGCTTGTTGATCAAGGGAAAGGTGGATTTGTATAAAGTTGGACTGAACAATTATGCTGTTTTTTAAAGCACATGCAAAAATGCATTGATCGCTGAAGATGAACACTCCCACAAATAATGCAGATAAGCAGGCTGTAACTAAAGCACTGAAGTTGGCACTCAGTTCTCAGTTGACTGCCACCCTCATGCCAATCATACTCACTTCTTTTCTCTGCCATTATACTGCCACAAATACAAAACAAGGTGCATATATGCAAAATAAGTATTGGCTGATTACCATAAGGTCAATTCAGGTGGTTGCCCAGGGTCCATAGTTTCCAGAGGCTGGAGTGGGGGTGGGGTAAATTGGAGTGGGAGTGGGGGGTGTGCTCTCCAGGATCTTGTGGAAACTAATACAACCctgttaataaaaatattacaaaataaaaaaacaatactattaaaggggttgttcacctttgcgttaacttttagtatgatgtagagagtgatattctaagacaatttgcagttgatcttcattttttattatgtgtgtttttttaatgatttcactttttgttcagcaaatctCCAGTTTGCCATTACCATatcaaccagggagttgtttgaatCAGAATTCAACAAACTGGAATATTAAAGgtaaagtaacacaaaaaatttttaagtaaaaaatctattctacccttccCCAATAATtgcctatcctgaaaactatttattattttgaatgctgtagtacaaaatacctgtcaaaagttggcttccggtcacttgaagaaaggcgataaggcgatgcaggggaagtatcaggggaTGCATCCACTATGCGCCGATCGATTGATCGAgactagcctgactccttcctatacataaGTATCGCtatatcgcctttcttcaaatgaccggaagccaacttttaacaggtattttgtactacaacattcaaaataataaatggtttccaggatagggcaattattggggaagggtagaatagattttttacttaaaaaaattttgtgttactttcctttaataggaaaggacctgaatagaaaattaagtagtaaaaaagtaacaatacatttaaattttagccttattattattttagcaatttttttttctgctggggtcagtgacccccatttaaaagatggaaagagccaggagaagaaggcaaatcatttaaataactataaaaaaaaataataaagaccaaattTGCTTAGAACTCACCATTGACCTATCAACAAACACAAGCTAAATGGTGTCAGTTTTGCAGGGTTTATTGTATGTAGAGTATTATGACCAATTTAATTTAGGGTGATTTCATTATTGGCATTTAAGAAGCCCACTTATTTCTTTATCACTTTTTCATTGCAATATCAGATCATATATTCTAAATCTGCTTCTTTCAACAGTCACACTCAATAACACATCGCAGGGAATTCCTTTTGAAGGCTTCTTGATACAGGCTCGTGCCGTTGGGGGTCACAAACCCCTGGGAACCTTCCAAGTCAGCGATTCAGCTGCCCAGACTCTGACTTGCAACACTGCAAATGTGAGTTGGCCCTCTTCTACAGGAAAATCCCTGGTGATAAATGCTGGATGACCCTTTTAGATGCATACTTTTAGCCTTTAATATCCATGTATTGGTAGATAAATACGGTCATTTAAGAGTAAGCATTATACTAAAAATAGAGTATATAATGTGAAAAAAGTAAGAAGCTTAAAAACAGTAAGCTCACAAACCAAGAGGACAACAATACATTAAAAGAACCAATAACAGATTTATGAAATGCATCACAAGCCAGCACCTTTGGTAATGAACAAACCACAGGTATCCACATTAATAtctaaaaatgcatcagttatgaTAATATAATTGGCAGCACAACTACATTTTGTTGTGAATTGTAGTGACGGTTACTAGAAGCCAACAGGAGGACTGATTTAAGCAGTTTAAATACATTCCGAAGAAACAATAGATGTGTCTGCATTGATAAATGTGTCCAGTCCATCTTGATTCCCCACATCAAGATTTTATATGTTTGCCTGATAATTATACTGTGCAGTAATTGTATTGCCTTTATGTGCCAACAGAGTGCAGTGAGCCACACCTCTGATGCTAATAAAACACATAttcaggtcacatggctgggacCAAAGACCAAGGAAACCATTGAGATCAGGTAATAGAGTTACTGTAGCTGGCACGGCTGAAAATTCTGTCATTATCATAAGAGAGAATATTTACTACTAATTTTGTATGAAAGAAAACTTCTAACCTTTTACTATGAGAATGTATGTTCCCTGagggaaggaatttttcccattccacACAGATACTAGCCTGTAGCCAAGCAGATCCTACACTTTAGATTATACACTGACATCCATGTTGGGTTGCAATAGATATCAAAATGTCTTTGTTTTGCTCCAGTAAAAAGCTGTATCAGCCCATGACTCTAAGCAACAATCACTTGTACTTTCAGTCAAGTGGGGTCATTTCAGCCGGgaattgccctgtgtgccataggcctcatGTTTTCTTATCTTACACAGAATCACAATACATATTCACGGTAACTGACACTCCTGGAACTGTCCTTTTACAGGTTGTCCTTCTGGCCTAATGTTGCCACCCATGATGAGTTGTCCTGCCAAGGACATTGTCACTGTGGATGTGTACTGGGAGAAGTTCCTGCAAGGGTGCTGACCCCACATAGCTCATTGGTGGAGCCCAAACTGCTCAGCTAGGTGGCCTGTTTTTAACTCTCACCAACTAAGGGGAACTTAGCTCACCAACCAAGGGGAACCACAGCTTTACAGCTGTTGAAAACCCTTTCTAAATCAATCACCATTTGTACACGGAATACAAAAAATTATGCCAGCAAACACAGTAAATGATTTCAGACAAATTTGAAAAATAGTCGGTGCAATTGGGCCCGATTTGTGGCGATGCACAGTTGTTTCCATTTTGTGATAGGCGCACAtggattgcacttgaaattgcactttgctcactgcatttgcggatgtaaaagagatactgacaccttttttcacatctatcataacatctcctttgcatgctatttataacttTGGCTTAAAATGATTTGCCCAATGCtgttacattacctgtctgatcccccatgtttctctatgagggggcttcCAAATTTGTgtagcaggaggccgttagcattagaagctatatggtccccttatatatttatagctaTTGTGTGTATCATGTATTAAGTGCCTCCTCTCCTGCATAAACAACCCCAATTTGACCAGTTTTTTGAAGTTTTTAagtgagactttccataccttttaccaTCTTAGTTGACCTTCTCTGGACTGTCTCCTCTGTTCAGTAATATCCCCtgtaagcactggagaccaaaactgcatggcatattctagatgggcccttaccagcgctctgtaaaggggaagaataaccccctacTCTCACAAATCTGGCATTGCTTACTACAGCCAGGTTTATTATctgcaaggactccaaggtccttctccattatggttgTGCATCGTGCAggcccattaagggtataaatggctcgcatatttttacatcccatgcGTATAATCTTACATTTATCATCATTACGTCTCACCTTAATGATTACTAGTCCAGATCCTGCTTCAAGGAAGCCACATCCAGGATGGActtaattgggctgcatagtttcAGTCAAACAGATCAGGATCCACTTTTCATTCTTTTATATAATCTTCCCAGGGCAAAGACCCTCACATTGGTTGACAATGTGGTAATACATCAAGCTAGAACCTTGTACACTAGGGGGATTCACTGTCCTACACTACAATAAGAATTTACAATAAACCACATTTAACCACAAAATATGGTCTTCtattaaaggaaatataataccgcaaaacaaattaaaattactCAAAGTGCTCTTTTTcatgttttcaagatattagacatttttacactgctaatataatgaatattaAACAACAGTGCCACCGAACATTCAGTTTGGCTGACTGGCCAAAGTTGGCAGGAATATTAAGTTATTAAAGTGCCCTGTtcagaaaataaagtaaaattagtGAGCCAAGAagagtcatctgacatttatCTGGTCAATTTTAAGGTCAATGGACACAGGGCTGCTCTTCGGTTTCTCTCTGCCTTTGGAAACAATGAGGGGCAAAGGTTGTACCAAGAGTGGTGAATACATACATCTATATTCACATCTATACATGCATTCTTTGCTTTCAGAGCCACAGTTGTACAGAGTGCAAAGGTTTATTGGGTCTCTGTCCAAAGTCCAAAACTTTCATATTCTGGAGGAGTCAGGCTTTTGGTAAGTAAGAACTTGGGTTTTGCCATTATTGTggtaatacagtgctgtccaacttctgtggtaccaagggccggaatttttcccacctacgtggtggagggccgataatggaagccagttttgaccactcccctttttgaaaccgcacccacttgaaaccatgaccatacccatattaatggttgtagtacagcaaaaacctgccatactctgccttccctaccctgcctgtgtgccatactctgccttctctaccctgcctgtgtgtgccatactctgccttccctaccctgccctgcgtgtgccatattttcactgtgtgtgccattcttggctggtttgtgccatacttggcctgtgtgtaccatactctgcttaccctatgctgcctatgtgtatggcacacacaggcagcatacagtgacacaatgctggcactgctccttcagtctgcacaataactatatattaaaaaactttttaattgcagtaccacctcagtatatgttctttctgtagtgtgcagggattatttgtgggtttctactgcccctacagtctgtctgaggtgtgaacaggggaacaatatgggtgattacagcctgagcctgaggtgtgaacactgcaggggaaaacaatgtagggattaaaaggtgtgaacaacacaggggattacattttaaaacaatacagagggtttacagcctgaaactgaggtgttaaccatgcagggggccagtactgataccatataaagcttccacaaaggtaaaccatcaaagcagccagacaggtggggggccacacagagggggggttgcgggccgcacgcggcccgcgggccgccagttggacagtactgtgGTAATATATAAATGGCATGAGCTTTGTAAAGACAATATTAGAATTACACCTCACTTCTGCTAATGAAAAATCACCAGAAACCCTGAAATCCCTAAAGACTCAAAGTTAGCACAGTGTCTGGCCGATTGAGtaccaggatttttcctggtgggcccttttgCCCTTTTTTGAGTAAAGAGCATTAACACTTTTCtacattttctgtgttttgcttGTGTTTCATTTAATCCCAGCAGTGAGAAAAACAGAAAAGAGTTAATACCGGGATCAGGGAAAAGACATAAGCCAATTTATTGCCACAGATCAGAAGAGCATCCACAGAGACTGTTATTTATATAGGTCTGGCAGGGTGGGTTTCCTAGCTAGAATTTGCTAATAGCAGGAAGAAGAGAGGAGAATAGATTACCCAAAGCCATCAGGGAATAGATACGTTCGACCTGCACACTGTCTGTGCTGTCCACTACAGTCTGTCTGTATCCACGGCATTGTCCTCTGGTCTTACTGGGGTTTCcacctttttaaaaagtaatgtcggccagcagagggggggggggggaaacaaaaGGGGGAGGTCCATAATTAAAAAAGGGTGGAGCACAAGGAGGTGGGGAAAGGGGTGAAAGTAGGTGGAGCAATGATTCACAGCCAGCTCAAGGATGGGTTGGGAAAAACAAAAGgaagagaaaaggagaaaaaaaaattatgtttcatgTAGATTGGGGGATTAAGTGGCTGGGCCAGGGGCTGAACTTTAGGGTCTTACAAATTTACCATGaactacattgccagtaaatttgtaatactggccctgacCGTGTCAGCTGTTTCATTGGCTAGGACAGCAAAAAacgggcaggtggcaaccctaggtctTACATCTTGTACTAGCAATAATAACCTCAGctttgacagtctcacctcatagtttaaatcttccatcccctttaccagtttagttgtagtctctgcactctctccagctcattaatatccttcttaaggactggagcccaaaactgcactgtatactcaaggtgaggccttaccagggaccaaattatgttttcatctcttgagtcaatggCCTTTTTTATGCAAACAGCACATGGTTTGCTTTAGGAGCCACAAAATGATTCTGCCTGGAATAAGACaatttatctacaaaaatccccagatccttcccaGTTAAGGATTCCCCCAACATACTATCATGTAGTgtttaacttgcatttatattatttctaccaaagtgcataactttgcatttatcaatatttaacctcattttccagtttgctgcccagttttccaattttgtcaaatcgctctgcaaagtggcagaatcctgcatggaacttaaagtatcatcaaaaataaagaaacagtactctctatgccctcctcttggtcaataataaacaagttaaaaagcaaaggaccaaggactgacccctgcgttactccactaacaacacccaattagaaaatgattaatttaccaccactctttgtaatctatcctcgAGACAGTTCTCTACCCTGGCCAATATTACTCAGTTTTttaagtccaagtagatgacatccactgtcaTCCCAGAGCCGATGTTCCTGGTTCCCTCCTCATAAAGGGCAGTTACATTAATCTGGCACGATCTGTTCCACATAGAACCATGTTGAcacaaactcacagtattgtcatttgtaatgtattcaagtattctATCCTTTATTagcccttccaaaagctttcctaccactgatgtcagactaacaggcctgtaGTTTTCAGGCTTAGAACAGAATTCCTTTTTCAATAACGgcaccagtctctcagcaccatgccagaccttaatgaataatgaaaaattaaccaaagaggtttggcaatcacaaagctaagctcatttaataccctgggatgaatactatCTGGTCtcggacctttgtttacctttacatgttcaagtctctttttatttcctcctgagtgacccatgcgtcagtagttatattactaaaTTGAAAACCTTCATTAGctatgaaaaataacagttttgcTAACAGAAACATttggatgtatgtatatatatttttatatagtgctacttatgtagcACTGTATAGCACAATAGTAAATTAACACAACAAACaagggtcaatacaataataaatacaaaatacagttacattaaagattaagagctAAGTGTCATAGATGTaagagaaaggaggtccctgtgctgtagagcttacaatctaactgtgTTGGTAActtaaggtcccccatacacgggccgattctagctgccgatattggccccttagatcgattcggcagctaattggcccgtgtatgggcactaccgacgggcctatacccgttgttattattcgatcatttggccctggaattagcctggattctcctaaTATCGCCCACcaggatctgaaggtgtatgggcacctttacagtaaCAAATGACAAGATATTAAGTGCTGTAGGAACTAGGTCTGGTGTTATGTGAGTGCTCCAACAGGTTTTTTCTCTGAATTTCTCAGCAAGAAGAATTTCTTTTTGGACTCCGGCTACTGGGCCCTTGATACCAAGCTCTCAGGAGGGCCCTTGttgccccagtctgacactgcccatACAGCTTCAAGAATGATCATAAAGTGATCCATGCAGCTGCCCTGTAAACAAAAGATCTCACTCCGAGCAGGCCATCATTAGTACCAAGGCTTGGTGACTGATGATAGGTGTAAAATGTATTAGGCATACTCTTGGCCTCCTGtccttttattaataaaatgaaaatgtattcctAGACTAGACTCTAACCAGACATGAGATTGTGTATGTTAAATTAAAGTAAAAGGCTCTTAATCTATTGGATTCTTTTTGTTCTCAtccaaatgggttttttttccccctacagGCCCCTGCACTCAGCCAGCTACTCCTCGGTACCTCTGTACTGCTGTTGGCGCTGCTCACTGTCTGATGGCTACGGTCTGACACAAACTGGAAACAATGCCAAGATGATTGTCACACTTTATCAATAGGTTGTGTGTCCTTACAGAGAAACATTGTCAGGCATATAGCAGTGATACCCAGGGAAAAGGCAGTTGTTACTGTTGAattgcataaatgtatataaaatgcataCCTCGCACACCCTCTAAAGGGCTGTCTATGTAAAAGCCTGAAGTAGAATTTACACCAGTGTTTCTTACTTTTTTCTCAGGAAACCCAAATTAAGTTGCAGAATCAGATTCGTGGCCCAAAACCTGGTGTAGAACCTCTTATTCACGTTATTCTTATTTAGGAGGATAATGGAGACCTTCCCTAAACAGCGAGGGGATCCATTTCAGTGATATCATTACTCATGTTTTGCTGGACTGGTTCTGTCGGCCTATGTGCACAATACAACACATTAACATGAAACTACACTTTCCAACAATGCTGGATCAGGTGGGGTTTCATTTTAATgatgtacatttttattgtaatggCAGAGTCAGTGTAATAAATGTGACAGTACTGTATGTTTATGTGTTACTAAACAGTTGCTACTGTATGTAAAGCTAGTAATGCTGTGTGATATTTCCACAAATAACCATTTGATTTTACAGTGATATTTGAGTGCAGACAGTCACTAAATCCTTAGAGTTTTACCATTCAAATGTTATTTCCAAGGGAGCTGGGACCAGGGAATATTAGCATTTGGCCTCCTTCCCTAATTTTCCAACAGACATTCACATGCACCTTGATATAACAGAGCTGAATGTGATTTTTTAACAACATAATTGGAACTCTGAAGAGATAATTTTCAACATCAAAATCAAATCCAAATCAAATTTAAGTGAAAATCTATTTGCTTGTAATTTTTTGTTTCAGCAGAGATGAATGGGAATTCTATTTCATGTGGAAAGCTCCTGACTGCTGAATCTGCTGTGTTTCCttagaattacaggtataggaccctggggttttctggataactgatcttgccataatttggatctctgtaccctaaggggcacatttactaatccacgaatccgaatcacgaatgggaaaaaatcgcattggaaacaaaaattttgcaagatcgcaaatatcacgaaaatgcttacgaaaaaatcgtattagtcacgataatattgtattggcgatccgaaagtcacgaaattttcgtaccgaacaattgtaaacagtggtaaaacctttccgattttttgtgcaaacgtccgaaaaagtcgtgcggcgtacgaaaaagtcgtgcggacgcccgaaaaaatagtcgaaaatacgctcggagcgttcgtgcttttgtaaatgtgcccccaagtctactaaaaatccttttaatattaatttaaactAATAggattatttatcttacaataaagattaattatatcgtagttgggatcaaatacaaggtactgttttattattacctggaaacaggaaatcatttttaaaaatgtgaattatataattaaaatataggagatggccttcccgcaaTTTGGACATTATGGGTTTacagatagcaggtcccatacctgtttactATTATTACAGGTCTGAGCAAAACACTAAACTACCAAGAAACATCTGTGTAAGATTttatgccttatccggaaaaccgttatccagaaagctccgaattacggaaagcctgtctcccatagactccattttaatcaaataatacattttaaaatata
Encoded proteins:
- the LOC105947222 gene encoding putative ferric-chelate reductase 1 isoform X2; translated protein: MEPNHGASPQTSAAPYSLVVSNTTYGNGQSITVTLNNTSQGIPFEGFLIQARAVGGHKPLGTFQVSDSAAQTLTCNTANSAVSHTSDANKTHIQVTWLGPKTKETIEIRATVVQSAKVYWVSVQSPKLSYSGGVRLLAPALSQLLLGTSVLLLALLTV
- the LOC105947222 gene encoding putative ferric-chelate reductase 1 isoform X1, with the translated sequence MDSALQTTIILLSICSLHVAAYPNGKVEVACGTMEPNHGASPQTSAAPYSLVVSNTTYGNGQSITVTLNNTSQGIPFEGFLIQARAVGGHKPLGTFQVSDSAAQTLTCNTANSAVSHTSDANKTHIQVTWLGPKTKETIEIRATVVQSAKVYWVSVQSPKLSYSGGVRLLAPALSQLLLGTSVLLLALLTV